TCGGACTTTGCTGTACACATTGTAATGTGCACGACATTGTGACAAAGGCTGGGGTAAGCACGGCCTTGACCGAGTGGCGTCCAACATGTGGTATACTTAATACTTAATTGGCCACACTCGAGTCACAGCCAGCGATCCGCAGATGGGAGTCAGCTATGCAAATTGGCCTCCACCCAACCGACAATTATGTAAAActataacaaattaaataataactcTTTGCGGTCACATCAAATGCCTGTAAGCCGAACTAATCACCTCTGCTCCATTTGCGAACTCCTGACCCCCAGAAACTCCAGACTTGGGAAATTTCCTTAGCCAGAATGCGGCACACAAATTTCAGGTCCGACTATTTACCCAGAAAATTCGCATAAATTAcgaaaggaaaaaatattgAGTTGAGAAACGAGTTGAGTTGGAAAATTGACGGCTTTTAATTTCGACTTTTGAATGATTTGTTAGCAATCAAAGTATTTTGGGCGTCGCTTGGAATATGCGAATCTGAATCAAATCGAATGCATGCATTGGATGGACGTTGCTCAATGGCTAGCAGACAAACAGAATGCAATTGGGAggccattaaaatgcaattacagGCCGCCAGAGTTTGGTGGTCAGCTGCAATCGGAACCAGCACCAACAAAATGAACCAAAACCACCAAGTGGGTGGcatatttggttttttggttttgtggcTGCGGATCGATAGATAACCACGCAATTTGGCATCCTGTTTGGTGTCAATCAAGCCGCCTTCAATTGAGATTTATGCGACAATTTGGTTAGCATTTGCATATCGCCACGGGTCGAAATCACGAGGTGTTAGCTTTGGTGAAGGGTTCGGCTTAGTTTTAGACTTTGCTCTTTTGACTTGCTCTAAGCCCCGTTGATATGCAGATTGTCCATTTGGGGTCCAATCAGCAACGATGCCCAGGGTCGCAGAGTCGAAGAATTGTCGCCATTGTAattgtttattgatttatgATTCATAAACTTTAACAGGGTCTTTGTTCACGCTGGGagaatttcgatttttaaCAATTCCTCGATTAAAAACAGCGGTTCAAGGCCTAAAACAAGCAGTTTGCAATTCGGTTTGAGCCTCATGTTCTGACTGATCTTGTGATATGGTTTCAAAGCTGTCTAGGAATTAAGCATGGCTATTAGGAAATCTGGCAGGCCGTTCGAAATGCGGCAAATATGATTTACATCTGTTTCCAATTGACTCCGCTTATTCCACCCAAGTTTCCAAATGACTCTGCTCCTTCCACACAAGTTACGCATACTCCATGTGTGCGATAACAAATCAGTTAAATattaatgcatgcaaaatATAGGCGAACCAGCTGCCGTCCAGCAGCCACCAAAATGACCAACTGCACCAGTCTCCACTCTGTGTTTGTCAGTTATTAAAGTGAGTAATTTTTCATGGACCAATTGAGTTTATTTGCTGCGTGTAGAGGCAGCTCCGATTGATCATTTGCATCTGGAGAACAACATTTTCCACACCTACGGATCTCTATATCTCTAATGAGCTGTcaggcagtcagtcagtcagcaGATTGATAATAAAGTGCGTGTTGTCGGTTTTAGAAAGGATTTAGGCAGATAGGCTTTTCTATCGGAAAACTGATTATGGCTTGAAACAAAATATCtgaagaaaataaatcaaatatgaAATGTATTTAGTTGGCAAACAACTATCTTAAATTATTCATAACTAGTAACTTATTTGTATTCATAACATGTAAAGCTTTCTGTGTAAAAAATAATTGTCAATAAAAGAATGTGCTCTTTTAAAGGAAGTGTAACTTAATAGCCAATTTAGATCTCGGgaataattgcaaaataacACATAGACAAAACCAAGCTTATCAGTGGAATTTTCTCAACTGGAAACCGCAGAAGACAATTGTTCATTTCCACGCCGAAATGAATGGAAATATAAAAGTTTCCGTTAGAGCAAAACTTGCCGACAAAAGCtgacaaaaaatacaaattgaagTAAGTGCCCGTGGTGGTTCTCCATGAAAATCTTGGGGATTCGGTGGCTCAAATCTCAAATCGGAGCCAAAGCCGCCGCGTGACTGATCTCTTTCGCGATCTGCTGGTCGCCAAATGCACAAAGCTTCGGCTCTCGGCCGTCGAAAGGGGCGTGTGTGCTCTCCCTCTCCGCCGCTCTTTGGGCCAAGATTTGTCAGAATATTTCTCATGTTGCGAGTATAAATAACAGGGCTACTCGAGACGTCTAAGCATAACACATTCAGCTCTTCGGTCAAGAAGTCCAAGCAACACAAAACCAGCAAAATGTTCAAACTGGTAAGTTCAGGATTAAAGGATACCCCTCATATGGAGTTAACATAGCAATTCCCCTTCACAGATTGCCCTCGTATCTGCCCTGTGCGCCGTGGCCAATGCCGGAGTGATCTCGCCCTACAGCCATGGATACGGACTGGGATACGGAGCTGCCTTGGCTCCAGCTTATGCCGCCCCGGCCGTGATCTCGCACGCCCCGATCATCAAGAGCTACGCTGCCCCCATTGTGGCCCACCCGGTGGCCACCTCCTATGCCAACACCTACAAGGTGGCCACCAAGGCCATCCCAGTGGTCCATGCCGCTCCCCTGGTGCACGCCGCTCCTCTGGTCCATGCCGTGCCTGCACTGCACTCCACCTCCACCTACCACGGATCCTATGGCGGTTACGGTAGCTACGGTCTGGGATACTCCGGCTACGGACACGGAGCCTACCTGCACTAAGGATTTCAATGTCAGAAAGGATACCAGCCCCGTTGACGACCTCGATTGAAGTGAGAACATTCAGCGGATAATTCGCATTTTGCTGCCGTCAAAGTGttgaatttgcatttcgtAGTCAGAGGCGAAAATACAAATTGTGTACAAAAATCCTCAAAACCCAGACACCCACTTGGAGACAGAGACAACTAGATAGCTAAGGACAACTAATGGGAGGcggcgagagcgagagagattGATGAAGGATCAAGTTTCGTTGATTTTGTtattatggtgcaactccgTGCATTGTGGCTTAAACACTTTCTGTAAATAAACGATACATGACTCTTTAAACGAATATGATTGCAGCACTGcaagttttattattttttttatttacaagttGTATACTTATATGTGTTGtagttttaaaatgtttgattgaAATTATGGTTTCAAATATCCATGAATTAACCAATTGCGATGTGCCTTCTTACACAAAACTCTATATAATCGCCTAATAACTGTGACGATGCctaaaatgttcaaaaaaatggtaaaagcAATTCATTGTTCAATatgattttttaaattcaaattcagaGTTTATTTGCAAGTCGTTTTGTTATAGAAACATTGAATTTTGTCCTTTTATTATGACATTTCACAATAAAATGTActacaaaaattatattaataatggggaaaatgtatatttatcaAGTGTAAAATTAATTCTAAATTAAGCGTgaagtttgtttttcctcaGTATTGTTCGCATTTATAGGGATTCCAGATAGTGTTGCTATAGATCGTAGACATGACTATTTTCAAGCAAGCTGCTTGCTCAGTTTTCCAGCACCCAGTTGCGAACTCACCCCAACCATCCCCTGCATTACGATTGCCATTCAGAATTCAATTgcactttaaattaattttacttgAGCAACTTGCTTGATTCATATCGACTCCCGTCGGGTGTTTTGAAACTTGGgaggaaaaaacaaaatgctgaaaaaatagttttattgcAACGCCTTGCCCGGCCCACCTGACTACTCTCCCACCCCAACCCCCCCTGGCAATTATCAGTGCGGGGAAACGAAAGACTCAAGCGACAAACGCGTGCGCCTGTCAACAGGTTGACCAGTGAAAAGTGCGTTGAAATATCTTTTTATTAATGCCTGGCCAACTGTCGCAGCTAAATGCTTTTCGCTCAGTTTCGCAAATGAAAAATGGGAGCACATCAAGAGTTGCTGAGAAGTGAATTGAGTCACTTAATTACCTTTTTAGCCAGCCAGGTGATCCTGGACCGAAAATACCAACTATAAGTCATGCGAAAATCGAAAAGTCGTGTCGTGCTTTTTGCCGGCGGCGTAATGGAAATCAATTTACGATTTTACCTAATAAATGTTATTTCGCGGAGTGAAAATCATAAGATGATGGGTGGGGTTGCTAAATATAATTCATATCGCGTAACAATAAGCCATTGTTGGCAGCTCTTCGACCTTGACAGCCGTACAACTCAATTGTGCCCAGCTACAAGTTTAATTTGTCTCAGCTCAGCTCGGCATAAATTATGTCCCCCTGTTCATTGCCCATGTCGTAGTTATGGACTTATAGCTTATAAAGACAGCATTACCGTTAGCTAGTCAAGCGATAATTCGGCAAACGACCTTCGAACGAACGAATTTGCAGACAAAAGGTGGGCCAAAACTTCTGCTTCCTACATCTCCCAGTCCATTGAATATTCATTCGAGCTCGTCGGTTGACACTAAGTGGATGCATTTTGTGGCTGGTTCTCTCTTGGCACAGTTGCAGATCTCACAAGAGATTCCCACAACCTCGCAAATGCAACACACCTGTTGTTTGCCTGCCGCTCTTCAGATTGAGTGAAAATCTTACCAGCTTAATTCTTGGTTTCCCCCTCCCATTTAGTATATCTGGTTAGCCCGAGAGTATGCTAATTGAATTATTCAAGTGGAATTGGCGTTACTCGTGCTCGAAATTATTAACAAGTCACTGAATTCAGGCAGGGTAAAGACCTTTTCCAGGATCCGAGACTAAAAGTCCAAGCCCTCGGGCAGTGCAATTAAAACTGCATTGAAACGATTCCGAGCATGgataattaaattcaaaggTCTATCTCTGTTCCAGGAACTTATTCCTGGCCGCATGACTTGCACGTACTGTGGAAAGGGAAAAGGAACTGAACACGTTTTCATCTGACCCTGAGCAGAACATTGACCAGATGCAAGCAAACAATcccgcacacccacactcaACCATCGCCAGTGGTAACTTGATTGTTATTTGTGAAACGGATTTGCAACCGATAATTAAATGCAGCTCTTGCCATGGAAGTCCTTGCAACAGGTTCATTGACCGACCTCACTGCGTATAAGCAATGAGGAGGGATATATAGTTTAATAAACATTATGATGTGgcaacatttgcatttcaaaaatacaattgcaaTCATGGGAAAGTGTGTACATATTCCCAATTGATGAGCGAAAATAATTCCATGATTAGGTATACGAGTACATTCAACGAAAACCAtttgaataatatttgtaGCATATCTTCCAGCTACTATGCATACAGTATGCGCAATCAATTGAGTGAATCAAAGCAGCTGAAACTGTAATAGCTTGCAACAAAGTATTTTTGAGGGGGCCAAATTCGCACTCGTTGTTGCCGAACACGTGCAGCGATTTACCACGCATTACATTACAATGCGGCTCCATTTCAAGAGCACCTGTTGTCATCGGCGCGAAGCGGCGGAAAATGTGTGGAAAATTTGTGTGTAAACTGGCAGAGCAACCACTTCAGTTGGGAGAATCAGCTCAAGTGCTGGGCGTGTGCTCAACttgaaaagcgaaagaaaaaacGTGCGTGGAAATTCCCTCTTCTTGTGCCCTCTTTTCGGTTCAGCGAAGGTGAACATATCGATTTCTGATTTAGCCACTTTGTTATGCTAATTTCTCCGGCTTTCCCGTCCTCGAGTTTCGCCTGTTTTCTGCGCCCTGTGCTGACAATTTCGATGAGCGCGTGTCGCGCATTTGGCAGCCCAATTTAATTGGCCACCCGTGCGGGAATTTCGCCTGTTTACGACAGATTCTGAAGCAGATTTTATGGAAGCAGTTTCTCGCACACGTTTGCCCACTTTCGGGCGACTTGGAGGCGATGCGAAAGACGCGACCAACTTTTGGGCTTTTCCACGGCTAATTGAGAGCTTCGAAAATGGCTTTGTTGGCGGCGGTAATAAATCGACTTTTAACTGGCGTGTGATATTTTGGCATTTATATTTTGGCAACGGCCATCAATCAGAGTCATAAGGTATAAAAAGGTGCCTGGAACGTGATCGCAATGGGTTTCTTGCAACTCTTGCCACTTGGTTGGTTTTTGGcttattttgtcttttttttgcagctggTGGCGGCAGTAAAAGTTGCTGTAATGGAGCGCGTGCATTCAGAAATGTTATCCGTGGCTTTGGGCAAATGAAGTGCACATGCTGACAGTAATAGCTTCTGAGTTGGAAGAGAATAAGATGTTGATCCCAATAGGTTTGAagatttttcattaaaaagatttaaaaacCTTTCCTATTGACATATGATACCAATGTGTTAGCTTATAACTAAAGTTCTAAGTCTTTAACGTCTTTCAATTGACTGACCACATAGAAAAAGCTTTTTCACACTAATTAATCGCAGTGATATTACAATAAGTATGCATTGACATTTCTGGACTGAAAACTGTTCTTAAAACTGTTTGCAAATATTCGTCATTTGTGTGGCTGTGTACCCCTCTTAATTACCCCATTTGAAGTTTGACCACCGACTGCGGTTCGTACTCCATCCGAATTTCCCCTGAGGATGGGGCATTGCAAAACTTGTCGCATGCATTTGCTGCACGATTCGCTTGTCGATTGCACGTCGTGCGCAGATCCCTTAATGGAGTTTTTACCTTTCGGCTCCCCTAGTTTCCAGACCCCTCCTCCCTCTAAATCAGCATATTGCGAGCGACGCAACTCGGATCGTGGTACATATAAACCTGCGGTGGTCAGCCAAAATCGATTCATTACGCGTGAAAGTGTCGAGGAGAAGTGACTTTATACGGAAATCGAAAACGGAAGAAAGCATAACGggagaaaatgttaaataatttaaaagcaaGTGAATTGAAAGTGACTTTTAACTAAAAAGTAATAGTTCTTTTTATATGTAGATATCTTTGATATGTGTTTTGAGTTGTCTCGGTGCTCCAGCCCTTGGAAGTTTCCATCATGAACCATCGGCGGTGGCCGTTCCCGTGGGAGTTCCGGTTCCAGTGCCTGTTCCGGTGCCTTCTCCATATCCGGTGCCTTCTCCAGTCGCGGTACCTGCTCCAGTAGCTGTACCCGTTTCCGATACTGTGACGGTGCCGGCAGCCTTTAGTGCGCATCAAGGACTTACCTACGGAGCTGTAGATCATTATGGTCCACCACCTCCGGCGATCTTTAAATATGCAGCTTCCTATGCGGCACCACAGCCAGTTATTAAGTACTCCCTGGGAGCTCCAGTgaccactaccaccaccacctacACCGGATTTGCAGCAGCGCCACCACCGTCGGTTCAttacgcagcagcagcaccaccgccaccacagTTTATAGCCCGATTTGCACCTCCACCCATTGGATACCAGTTTGCAGCTGCTGCCCCCTCCTACGGCAGGTACAAACTCCACTTTGGGTCACCACCTCATCATTCTCCGGCCGTCGTCTATGGAGCTCCCCCTCCTCCGGCGTTTGGCACTCAGGGCTGGTAGCTCGAGAAGCCCCAGATGGGCTCCGGCTCATTATGCATAACTATGAATGATAATTTCCTCAAATTAGCAATTAATTGAATCTAAATAATGTTGTTATGTTTTGTATTATACGCGACTCGTGAAATTATACGAAGAACGCGAAGCGTAGCGATTAAATTATGCTTATGTCAATAcccataaataattcaaattttttctttggctCTAAGTTATTTTTTGGCTCAGCCAATTTTGGCCAAAGGCGAGGCTTGACTTTGAGAGGGCCCAGACAAAAtccataaataatataaatttgccGCTACTAACAAAAAAGCTACGACTTTGGGCCAACTGACCTAAGTCAATGAATTAAAGAGGGAAATAGCGGAGCTATCCGTCAATTGGGTCAACAGTTTAAACTTTGAAGAGCTTTCGAGTTTATAGATAGACAGCTTGATTACACTACAAATATTggtataaaacaaataaatcagGTAAATTGTCTATTTCCGCATTTAAGATATTATGTGTACATGTGGGTGCTGGCGTAACATTTATACTTAATGTTTAAGGAGACATATTCGTTTTTGTCCACTTTTGGATATTAATTGGATCTTTTttccagggacatagacgcagcgcaagtttgtcgaatcatgctgccacgcccactctaacgcccacaaaccgcccaaaactgccacgcccacacttttgaaaaatgttttgatattttttcatttttgtattggtgttgtaaatttctatcgatttgtcaaaaaaaattttgccacgcccactctaacgcccacaaaccgcccaaaactgccacgcccacacttttgaaaaatgtttgatattttttcatttttgtattggtgttgtaaattt
This portion of the Drosophila santomea strain STO CAGO 1482 chromosome 3L, Prin_Dsan_1.1, whole genome shotgun sequence genome encodes:
- the LOC120447861 gene encoding cuticle protein 65, whose product is MFKLIALVSALCAVANAGVISPYSHGYGLGYGAALAPAYAAPAVISHAPIIKSYAAPIVAHPVATSYANTYKVATKAIPVVHAAPLVHAAPLVHAVPALHSTSTYHGSYGGYGSYGLGYSGYGHGAYLH
- the LOC120447817 gene encoding leucine-rich repeat extensin-like protein 3; the protein is MALLAAISLICVLSCLGAPALGSFHHEPSAVAVPVGVPVPVPVPVPSPYPVPSPVAVPAPVAVPVSDTVTVPAAFSAHQGLTYGAVDHYGPPPPAIFKYAASYAAPQPVIKYSLGAPVTTTTTTYTGFAAAPPPSVHYAAAAPPPPQFIARFAPPPIGYQFAAAAPSYGRYKLHFGSPPHHSPAVVYGAPPPPAFGTQGW